A window of Lagopus muta isolate bLagMut1 chromosome 16, bLagMut1 primary, whole genome shotgun sequence contains these coding sequences:
- the LOC125701502 gene encoding protein MANBAL-like — MAAELHFSPPEIPEPTLMENVLRYGLFFGAVFQLVCMLAIMLPVPKCPETDSDGLESKTWETVKKPKASAAQLSKKGKKESKKKR, encoded by the exons aTGGCCGCTGAGCTGCATTTCTCGCCCCCTGagatccctgagcccacgctgatggagaacgtgctgcgctacggcctcttctttggagccgttttccagcttgtgtgcATGTTGGCCATAATgctgccagttcccaagtgcccagagaca GACTCGGACGGCTTGGAGTCTAAGACttgggagacggtgaagaaaccaaaggcaagtgctgcacagctaagcaagaaaggcaagaaggaaagcaaaaagaaacggTGA